The nucleotide sequence GGTGGAAACTGTCAGGGTAAAGAAAAAAAATTCCAAATAACTATTAATCCAACCCCAACTATTACTAAGCCTGAAAATATAGTAGTTTGCGCAGGAGAAACAATAGACAAAATAAATTTTCCAGGAGCTTCAGTTTCAGGAACTAGTAGAGTTTGGATTAACGATAATACCAGCATAGGTCTTTCGGCTAGCGGACAAGGTAATATTGAAAGCTTTACAGCTACTAATAGCACAACCCAAAGCATTACAGCGACTATAACCTTAACTCCCACCGCAAATAATTGCGAGGGGATTTCCGAAACCTTTACTATTGAAGTAAAACCAAATCCAGAACTAGAAATCCTGGAGATACCTGAGCTTTGTAATGGGGTGCCAACTGAAGCAATTCCTATAAATGGAAATTTTAACGGAATTACTTATGATATTTCTGGTGGTGCATCTATAGGTCTTTCCAATAAATCTGGTGTTGCTGAAATTCCGGTTTTTACTCCGATAAATAATACAGAATCGCTTTTAAATGCCACTATAAAAATCACTCCTAAAGATAATGGTTGCATTGGGGAGACAGTAGAAGTTCCAATAACCGTAAAACCTAGTCCGGTGGTAAACACCTCCTATACCAAGCAAATTTGCTCTGAAGCACAAACTGACCTTTTAATATCCAGTCCGGTAGCGAACACGAGTTATACCTGGACAGTTGATGCTCCAACAGCTATAACAGGCGCCGAAGATGGTAATTTCGAAATTGCTGATGAAAAATTGATTCAGCAACAATTAGTTAATAACTCTTCTACATCGCAGATAGTTACTTATAATATCACCCCAGAAGCTGATGGTTGTACCGGAACTACTATTCCTGTTAAGATCACAGTTAATCCAACTCCCGAATTTGAAATAAACTTACCTAATTGTCCTGAGTCTATAGACCTTACAGATCCAACAATTAAAAATAATTCTTCCCTTAACTATACTTACTGGGAAGATGAGGATGCTACAATAGAAATAAATAACCCTACCGAGCTAAGCCTTGGAACTTATTATATAAAAGGACAAAGCGATGCAGGTTGCGCTCTTATAAAAGAGGTAATTGTTGATAAGATTAAGCCGCAACTAACAAGCCCCCTAACAGTTTCTGAAGTTTGCTCGGGAGGAGTTTTCGAATATGAATTCGAAAGTAACATCCCGATAGAAAAATATTATTGGAAACGTCCTGAAATTGAAGGTCTAACAGGCTCTTTAAGTGGTGAAGGAAACATACAGGAGTCTTTCACAAACACAACTGATGAAACGATCGATGTTCAATTTGAAATAAAAATACAGGCAGTTAATGGGTGCATAGCAGGAGAAGAAGAAAAAATTATTATAACAACCCCTATTTTGCCGAAGCCACAATTAAAAGGAGACAAGACTTATGAGAGGTGTAGTACGGCTCCTTTTACAGCCAATAACTACACGAATGTTTCAGGAGCTAATTTAATATGGGAGATAGTTCCCCAAGATGGTATATCAGCCAGTAAAACTTCAGGTTTAGGCAGCGTGCAAACTACACTTACTAACAATACCGCTAATCCTAAAGACGTAGAATTCATCTACACGATGAATTATAAGAATTGTGAAGCTAGTAAGGAAAGTATTTTTGTGACTGTAAAACCTGCTCCTCTAGTTGATGCAACGGTATCAATGTCTAGTCAAACACAATCCGATGCAGTAGATGAAATTGAAATTTGTCATCCAAGTAGCCCGGCTGACCCTAATTCTATAAATCTATATTCTAATTCTTCCATAAACTTCGAAACAAGTCAAAATCAATTAGATTTAAATCTTGATGGTTTAAATTTATGGAACACCTCACAAGGAAAAAACTGGGAAGAAGGTGTAAATGGGTCTTTGGCATATGTGGACGAATGTGGATTTTGGGAAGAACTATTTGGGCTATGTTCTTCAGATACAAATATTTTATTTCAGTCAAATGATAATTCCAGTTTTTTACTTTTAGACGCTAGTGGCAATACAAACTCAACTTTAACATTAAAAAGCAGTAGTAGTTTTAGCACCGTAGGACAGGAAGATGTTGTTTTGTCTTTTTATCATTATTTCGATAATGAATATGGACAGGGCCACATTGAATATAAAGCAGATGGTGTTAGTTGGAGGTCTTTGAACAGTTCTTTGCCATTTACAAGTAACGTGGGCAGTCCAAGCGATTTCAGGCACGAAGAATTCACAATTCCAGGAAACCTGGAAAATGTTAGAATACGTTTTCGTTATGAGGGAGGTTGGAGAGATCGTTATTGGGCGCTAAACAACATTAAAGTCACCGGAGTTGGAACTGCTCCCCCTACTATCACCTGGACCCGATCTGATGATCCAAACTGGGGTGATGAAGTTGAAGGAAAAGCTAATCTTTTGCCAGCTGATATTGGCACTATAAATAAAACCACAACTTTTACCGCAACTTATACCTATGAGGGAATTGAAAGCGGTGATAATTGTAATACAGGGCAAAATTCTGTGACCGTCATCGTACGAGAGCCACTACAACCCCAAATTGTTGCAGATTATTGCTTTTATGAAGGAGTTGAAGGAAAGGAAAACACTATTATTCTTTCTGTAGAAGGAGTAGATAATATCGTAGATTACGAATGGAGAGGACAGGGTATTAATGATGGTGATATAAATTACGTAGACAGTAGTCATAGCTCAATTGAAGTTGATTTAGCTTCCACTTATTATGTTACTGTCACTGATAGCTTTGGTTGCACCGCAGAAGCTTCCCTTCCTATATCTAAAAATCTTGTTCAAAATGGAACTTTCGAAAAAGGAAATTCTGAGAGAGATTTGTCTCCATCTCGAACTGACCACACCTACTTTCGAAATGAGCCAAGAGGATTGGTGGAAGAAGGAACATATTTGGTGGGGAATAACGCTAATCTTTATCATTCTGCATTTACAAGTGCTGGAGACCATACTCCCGGGCAAGGCAACGACAAGTATCTTATCATCAACAGCGATGATAAAGATGTTAATACTCTAATCTGGGAACAAACTATTGACGATATTAAACCGAATACCGATTATTACTTTCGTGCATATGGTATGAATTTAGTTTATAGGAAAGAAAAGCACGCAAACCCGGAATTACAATTTTATATTAGTACAGACGGCGGTGCAAGCTTTGAACAAGTTGGGCTAGCTGTTAGCTTCTTTGATGAAACCACTCAAAGAGGTTATCCCGCAGGACAATGGCTCCCAATTTATAATATTCGAGCTTGGAATTCTGGAAATGCTACAAGTATTATCTTAAGAATTGATAATAATAATGATGCAACTGATGGTAACGACTTTGGAATAGACGATATCTCCTTTGCTGAGTTACAATCCACAGAGCTCAGTTTTGAATTTTCAGACAATGGGCCTGTTTGTGAGGGTGAGACTATTGAATTCTATTCAGAGATCACCGAAGGAGGACGTTTTCCTGTTACCTTTGAATGGACTGGTCCAGATGGCTTTTCAAAAACTATCGTAGCTGAAAATGAGGATGGTCTCGCCGAAGCTGACACTATTCAAATTCCGAATGCAACTATAGCAATGAGTACCGAAGACTACGAACTTAAGATTACAGATTACTACGGATGTGATATTGAATCTAAAACAACCACGGTAGAAGTAATAGAAAAAGCGGTAGTTTTTGCAGGTGAAAACTTAGAAATTTGTTCTAACAATCCTAATATAGATCTATCTACAGCTTCCATAAATCATCCAACAATAAACTCAGGCTTTTGGAGCACCATTAACGGAGACAATTCTAGATTTACCGACCCAAATACTATTAACACGACATATAATCCTAGTGAAAACGAAATTTCTTCGGGAGAAATTGCATTAGTATTAACTTCAAATCAAGATACAGGTGCTGTTTGCGAAACCGTTAGCGATACTATAAATATAATTTTCAACATTAGTCCGGAATTAGAACTAGTATCAAAAAATGTTAGCTGTTTCGAAGGAAATGATGGAAAAATAGAAGTCAATATTTTAGAAAACACAGGCACAGGACCTTTTACTTACGTCTGGAGCGACGGTCAAACAGGAAGAATAGCTCAAAATCTACAAGCAGGAGATTATTATGTAGATGTTACAGATGCAAAATCCTGCGTAGTAACATCTGATACCATAAGCATTTTACAGCCGGAAGAACTTCTGGTAGAAAATCCTATACAACTGGAGGAAGCTTCCTGTTTTGATGAATATGGGACTGTAGTGGCCATTCCTGTTCAAGGTGGACTTTTTGCTGAGGAAACAGTAGATGCTGAAAATATTCCTTATGTACTTGACATTCTTGACTCCGCAGGAAATGAAATTAGCTTAGGACAGGAACAAATTATTTACGACATTAATACAGGAAGATTTATTGTTTCAGGTTTGCAAGGAGGTAAAGGATATACCTTCTTGATAAGCTCAAGTGAAAACTGTGCCGCTGAAGTTAAAACTTTTACTACTCTAACTCCTCCAGAAATAAACGCAGGAGAAGTTCCTGAAATTTCAGAATGTGGTATCCAGTCTGTATGGCTCGCTGCATCTCCAATAGACCCAGAAATTGGCTCAGGCTCCTGGTCTTACAATAATGGTGAAACAGCTCTACTGGGAGATCCAGGCAATCCAAACACAACATTTACCGGCCAATCGGGTCAAACCTATACTTTAACCTGGAGTGTTGCCTCAGCAGCAAATCCATCATGTAATGTATCAACAGAAATTGAAGTTACTTTTCCACCTACATGTAGCAAGTTAAATTTTGACGGTGATGATGATTACGTTAACGCTGGCAATAATTACACCATGGCCGGAAGTGACTTCTCAATAGAAGCATGGGTGAAACCAAACAATATTTCGGGAGTGAACACTATCATCTCCAAACGAATTGAAGAAGAACCCAACCTGGGATACGATCTTATTCTTAATAATGGTTCCCCCAGTTTTAGGGTTAGAAATAAAAGTGTAACTTCTTCAAAAAAAATAACTACAAATCGCTGGTATCATATTGCAGGAGTATATTCTGACTCTAAAATGAGTTTATTTGTAGACGGCATAGAGATTCAAACAAATACCAATAACATTCCTGGAGGATCTGGCAATTTTGATGCTCCATTTTTAATTGGTGCCACATATTCACCTTCAACCAATAAAGAAACGAAAGATCATTTTAATGGTTTCATTGAAGAAGTTAGGCTTTGGAATACAGCAATCTCAAGCGAACAAATAAGATTTTTCATGAATCAACGTCTTGAAAAGGAGAATTCAAATGTGAGCGGCACAGTATTAGGAAACAACTTAAACCTGCCCAATGCCCCTGAAAAGATTTCCTGGAACAATTTATTGGGGTATTATCAACTTCTTGCTCAAAATAACCTAATTAGTGATGGATTTACAGATAACCTTGGTAGCGTAGGCCAATCAGCCCATGGTTTACTAAAAAACATACAGGAAATGCAGGAAAACACTGCTCCACTTCCCTATATACTTTATACAAGTGGACAAGAGTGGTTTAATAAGCCAACCTGGAAATTACCGAACCAAATAAATGGTCAAAATATAAGTCAAAGGGACGTTTGGAATCCACCCGGCAGCCAGGGAATCGATAATAGTAGAATAACCTGGAATATCGTTAAGCTTTCTGAAGACATAAAAAATCCAGCCACTCAAAATAACCAAAATAATATAAATTTATTAGCCCTAATTTCTGAAAACGGCATCTTAAATATGGAAGGTGAGAATAATATGGGTGGTAGCCAGACAGGATTTGGAACCGGAAACGCTTTAACCATTACTCATTATCTGGAGCTTAATGGCTATATTGATCTTAACGGTGAATCACAATTAATACAAACAGAGGGTAGTGAAATTAGTGGTTCCGGCGGAGTGGAAAGGGATCAACAAGGAACTGCGAGTAGCTATAATTATAATTACTGGAGTTCTCCTGTTTTACCAAATTCTAATAGCCAAAACTATAAGGTTAATCAGGTGTTGAGAGACGGATCTACCGTGGGTACCAGGGAATTTCAAAACATAAACTTCAAATGGGCTCATACCCATGCCGATGGACAAAAAGCAAATCCTATTAAAATAAGTGATTACTGGATTAATGCTTTTAGAGCCAGAAAAGCCAACGAATACAGTCAATGGGAGCAAATAGGAAGCTACACTGCTTTAAAGCCCGGAGAGGGTTATACAATGAAAGGCACATCTGGAGAAGCTAGTATAAATGATAAGCAGAACTATACTTTTAGTGGCTTTCCAAATAATGGTACAATAGAAGTTAGTGAAATTAAACCTGGGCAAAATTATCTTTTAGGTAATCCTTATCCTTCGGCAATAAGTGTTGAAGAATTTATATTGGATAATATTAAAGATGGCGCCGGCCGAAATAATAAGAACCTACTAAACGGTGCCGTTTATTTCTGGGATCATTTCGGGGGGCATACCCATTATCTGGCACAATATGTAGGAGGCTACGCTGTGCGAAATTTAATTGATGGAGTTTCGGCAATCTCAAATGATTCAAGGATCAATGCTTCAGGAGCTCGGAGTACTAAAAAAGCTGGCCCTTATATTCCTGTAGGGCAGGGTTTCTTCGTTAATACTACCCCAGATGCATCATCGAGTGATACTGATGATTTTGGCACCGGTAAAATTGTTTTTAAAAATAGCCAGCGTTCGTTTGTAATCGAGCGAGGACAAAGTTCTTCTTTCTTTTTGAAGCCTCTGAACACTTCCAAAACCAATAAGAATTTTGAAGAAAAAAGAGCGGATAATCGATATAAAATCAGATTGGAATTTCATTCTCCTACTGGCTACCATAGGGAAGTTTTAGTTGGTGCAGACTCTAGAACCAGTCAGGGTTTTGATTTAGGTTTTGATGCACCCTTAATAGATAAAGGTCCCGAAGATATGTACTGGATGATTAATGATAGTAGGTATGTTATACAGGGAGTCCCTAATTTCAATTTAGATCAAAAACTACCCATTGGCCTTATAATTGCCGATGAAAAAGAATTCAGTATAGAAATTGGGGAACTCGAGAATGTGCCCGATATCATTGATATTTACTTGCGCGATAACAGCGACAGCACTTATCACGATTTAAGAGAAGAAGCTTTTAAAGCCAGTTTACCTGCTGGAGAATACCAGGATTTATATGAAATTGTTTTTCACGATGTAACTTCCACTAGAAAAGATAAAGAACCTGGTGAAGGACCAATAGATTATTATTACTCTTTAGACAATCGAGAATTTGTAATTAGTAATCCTGAACTTCATAAAATTGAGCATATTAATATCTATAATATAGCAGGGCAACTGGTAGATCAACACTTTGGAATACCCGACCTTAAAGAAATTCATGTTCCACAGAAAAAATCTTTAAGCTCGGCTGTTTACATAGTGAAAGTTTACACTGACTCCGGAGATTATGCTAAAAAGGTGATTATTAGAAAAGACTAATTTTTTTAAAATAGTCCTGAATTACTTTTTCTCGTATATCGACCTAAATTGCTTCGCAGTTTTTTAGTCCCATATTTTTTATTCTTAATCTGATCTAATTAAGCGTTTTCCACTTAAAAGAATAAAAGTTCAGCATTAGGATTACGTTGTCTTTTGGGAGCTTTTTATTCTACCTACTTTTAAAATTATATATTAGGGACTAATCGTTAGCTACAGAATGAAGAAAGTTATAGTTTAAATGAAAGATTTTTCCTACGTATAAATATTCTTCTTAATTACAAATGGTTTTTCGTCTGATATTAAAGGTTTTATGCCTATAATTTTGACTTAAAATCCTGTTAAAATAGATTTTTTATATGTAATTTTACTTTTTAAAAGCAATTAGTTGCCTATGGGTAAAATTACTTCCCTGTTTTTCTTAGCGGTTTTTATTTTCGGATTGTACCTACTTTCCGCAAACACTGTTTTGGCTAATATCAATTATGGTCCGGAAAAACCCATGTTTGGAAAGGAAATTAAACATGAATCTTTTTTTGTAGGCTTTCTACTCCAGGAAGAACCAACTATTACTGCTCCTGCCGATAAATCCTTTAATACTACAGGTGGAAAATGTCACGCATCAGGTGTAGATTTAGGAAATCCAACAATTAAGGACAGTTCCAACTCCCCTGATATTTTGGTGAATGGTACAACCATAAACCCTACAACCTATGAGTTTCAAGTAGGCACTACCACGGTGACTTGGAGAATTACGAATAATGATGGGACAGATAGCGATACTCAAACAGTTACTGTTACCGATAGCGAACAACCAGTCATTTCCCACAACGGAAATAAAAATGTAAATAACGATGTGGGAAAATGTGGTGCAAATGTTTCCGTCAGTGCGACCGCTACTGACAACTGTAATGTAGGCAATCCCACTGCAACAAGAAGCGATGGACAAAATTTAAGCGCTCCTTATCCGGTAGGTGTAACAACCATTTCCTGGGACGTTACCGATGAAAATAATAATGAGGCCCAAACCGTTACTCAAACGATTACCGTAACAGATAATGAAAAACCAGTAATCACACACAATGGTGATCAATCGGTGAATACTGATTCAGGCCAATGTGGTGCAACAGTTTCCGTTAGCGCGACAGCAACTGACAATTGTAACGTTCCATATCCAACAGCAACAAGAAGCGATGGACAAAATTTAAGCGCTCCTTATCCGGTAGGTGTAACAACCATTTCCTGGGACATTACCGATGAAAATAATAATGAGGCAGAAACCCTGACACAAACAATAACGGTCACTGATAAGGAAAAACCAGTCATTACTCACAACGGAGATAAAAATATAAATAACGATGCGGGAGAATGTGGCGCAAATGTTTCCGTGAGTGCGACCGCTACTGACAATTGTAATGTAGGCAACCCCACTGGAATAAGAAGCGATGGGCAAAACCTAAATGCGATTTATCCGGTTGGCACCACAACAATTACTTGGGAAGTAACTGATGAAAATGAAAACCTACAAACATCTGTCCAAACCATTATAGTAAAAGATAAGGAAGCACCAGTTGTCCCGATTCTGGAAGAAAATATTACCTGGGGTTGTGAGTACACCGTTGAAGCTCCAATAGCCCAGGATAATTGTGATGGCGAGATTATTGGAGAACCAAATCGTTCCACAACTTTCACTGAAAAAGGTACTATTATCTGGACCTTTACTGATAATTCTGGCAATAAAAGCACTGTAAACCAAACCATTACAATCGATCAAATAAAACTAGAAATAGCTACCGAAAATATTTCATGTAACGGGTTTGCAACTGGCAAAGCTCAGGCCATTGTTAATGGTGGAGTTGGTCCAATAACTTATGATTGGGGTGAATTAGGAAATGGAACTACCAAAGATGGTTTAAGCCCGGGCAGCTATTCGGTTACAGCAACTGATGTGAATGGGTGTTTGGCAACCAGAGAATTTACCATTAGCGAGCCAGAGAGTTTTCTTGAAATAACAAACATCAATACTAATAGAGGATGCTTTAAAGAAGATAATGCCTCAGTTACGGTTGAGGCTCAAGGAGGAACAGGCCAACTCACTTACACCTGGAGCAATGGAAAGACAGGAGCAACAATTAATAATATAAATAACTCATCTGCTTCCAATAACCTTATTTTAACGATTACCGATGAAAATGGATGTTCTATTGATGAAACAATCACTGTAGATGCACCGGAAGAGTTAATAATTACAGATGTGATAACTACCGAAGCAACTAGCTTTGGTTCAGCAACAGGAACCGCAACTGCGCTTGTTAAAGGCGGAACGCCTCAGTATACATTTAAATGGTCAGATGGACAAACAGGACAAACAGCAAGTGGTTTAGCAGCAGGGGAGTATTCAGTAACTGTAACTGATTCGAATAATTGCATTACGACTTATCATAAGGTTATAATTATAGATCCCATTTCTGCTCTAATAGTTCCAACTTCTATATGTGATAGAGAAAATGAAGAACTTAGAACTTCGTATTTCAGAGTTGAGAACAATACTGCCATAGGTGGATATGGCCCTTATAACTATGAATGGGAATTTGGAAACCCATCTGATATAGCAAACCAACCTATTACTGATGGCCCTAATCTTATTCAGGTGAAATACAAAACCACTGGCAGCAAAACTATAAGGTTAACAGTAACCGATGAATTGGGAAATGAATTTAAAACTGAAATTCAGCAATATGTAGGAGAGTGTTTTGAAATTAATTGTGGATCATCTGATGGTTCTTTTGATATTGATAATATTTATTTGGGTGATTCAAATGGTGAAAAAATAACGGCTG is from Salegentibacter mishustinae and encodes:
- a CDS encoding LamG-like jellyroll fold domain-containing protein; the protein is MGKITPRIFLAVFIFGLYLLSENTVLANIKYGPEKPIAEKQIQDKSFFVGFLLEEAPTINLVENSQASCSDKSDGVLKVSASGGVSPYTYAWSGPNGFTSSGEEINNLAPGAYTVTVTDTNGEKSSESFNVGFEDNIDPEVITQNITVQLDSNGNANITTSEIDNGSSDACGIQDLSLDITTFDCGNVGTNTVRLTATDENGNTASETATVTVEDNIAPEVITQNITVQLDTDGETNITTAQINNGSNDACGIQNLSLDNSSFNCSNIGNNTVTLTATDENGNTASETAIVTVEDKVAPEVITQNITVQLDANGKASITTTQIDNGSNDACGIQNLSLDNSSFNCSNIGNNTVTLTATDENGNSTSETAIVTVEDKVAPEVITQNITVELDANGKASITTAQIDNGSNDACGIQNLSLDTSSFDCSNIGNNTVTLTATDENGNSASKTATVTVDDNINPETPTIPALEWTCEDEIINFPTTTDNCNGEITGTTSDPLSYDTYGTFIITWKFTDDSENSVTATQEIIIPEPTVEIPAINNSAFCNTEIVPEINFSGANATSYQWSYQKNSSTDIGLPSSGTGNIAAFTAKNNSSDPVVVDFTVVPFGGNCQGKEKKFQITINPTPTITKPENIVVCAGETIDKINFPGASVSGTSRVWINDNTSIGLSASGQGNIESFTATNSTTQSITATITLTPTANNCEGISETFTIEVKPNPELEILEIPELCNGVPTEAIPINGNFNGITYDISGGASIGLSNKSGVAEIPVFTPINNTESLLNATIKITPKDNGCIGETVEVPITVKPSPVVNTSYTKQICSEAQTDLLISSPVANTSYTWTVDAPTAITGAEDGNFEIADEKLIQQQLVNNSSTSQIVTYNITPEADGCTGTTIPVKITVNPTPEFEINLPNCPESIDLTDPTIKNNSSLNYTYWEDEDATIEINNPTELSLGTYYIKGQSDAGCALIKEVIVDKIKPQLTSPLTVSEVCSGGVFEYEFESNIPIEKYYWKRPEIEGLTGSLSGEGNIQESFTNTTDETIDVQFEIKIQAVNGCIAGEEEKIIITTPILPKPQLKGDKTYERCSTAPFTANNYTNVSGANLIWEIVPQDGISASKTSGLGSVQTTLTNNTANPKDVEFIYTMNYKNCEASKESIFVTVKPAPLVDATVSMSSQTQSDAVDEIEICHPSSPADPNSINLYSNSSINFETSQNQLDLNLDGLNLWNTSQGKNWEEGVNGSLAYVDECGFWEELFGLCSSDTNILFQSNDNSSFLLLDASGNTNSTLTLKSSSSFSTVGQEDVVLSFYHYFDNEYGQGHIEYKADGVSWRSLNSSLPFTSNVGSPSDFRHEEFTIPGNLENVRIRFRYEGGWRDRYWALNNIKVTGVGTAPPTITWTRSDDPNWGDEVEGKANLLPADIGTINKTTTFTATYTYEGIESGDNCNTGQNSVTVIVREPLQPQIVADYCFYEGVEGKENTIILSVEGVDNIVDYEWRGQGINDGDINYVDSSHSSIEVDLASTYYVTVTDSFGCTAEASLPISKNLVQNGTFEKGNSERDLSPSRTDHTYFRNEPRGLVEEGTYLVGNNANLYHSAFTSAGDHTPGQGNDKYLIINSDDKDVNTLIWEQTIDDIKPNTDYYFRAYGMNLVYRKEKHANPELQFYISTDGGASFEQVGLAVSFFDETTQRGYPAGQWLPIYNIRAWNSGNATSIILRIDNNNDATDGNDFGIDDISFAELQSTELSFEFSDNGPVCEGETIEFYSEITEGGRFPVTFEWTGPDGFSKTIVAENEDGLAEADTIQIPNATIAMSTEDYELKITDYYGCDIESKTTTVEVIEKAVVFAGENLEICSNNPNIDLSTASINHPTINSGFWSTINGDNSRFTDPNTINTTYNPSENEISSGEIALVLTSNQDTGAVCETVSDTINIIFNISPELELVSKNVSCFEGNDGKIEVNILENTGTGPFTYVWSDGQTGRIAQNLQAGDYYVDVTDAKSCVVTSDTISILQPEELLVENPIQLEEASCFDEYGTVVAIPVQGGLFAEETVDAENIPYVLDILDSAGNEISLGQEQIIYDINTGRFIVSGLQGGKGYTFLISSSENCAAEVKTFTTLTPPEINAGEVPEISECGIQSVWLAASPIDPEIGSGSWSYNNGETALLGDPGNPNTTFTGQSGQTYTLTWSVASAANPSCNVSTEIEVTFPPTCSKLNFDGDDDYVNAGNNYTMAGSDFSIEAWVKPNNISGVNTIISKRIEEEPNLGYDLILNNGSPSFRVRNKSVTSSKKITTNRWYHIAGVYSDSKMSLFVDGIEIQTNTNNIPGGSGNFDAPFLIGATYSPSTNKETKDHFNGFIEEVRLWNTAISSEQIRFFMNQRLEKENSNVSGTVLGNNLNLPNAPEKISWNNLLGYYQLLAQNNLISDGFTDNLGSVGQSAHGLLKNIQEMQENTAPLPYILYTSGQEWFNKPTWKLPNQINGQNISQRDVWNPPGSQGIDNSRITWNIVKLSEDIKNPATQNNQNNINLLALISENGILNMEGENNMGGSQTGFGTGNALTITHYLELNGYIDLNGESQLIQTEGSEISGSGGVERDQQGTASSYNYNYWSSPVLPNSNSQNYKVNQVLRDGSTVGTREFQNINFKWAHTHADGQKANPIKISDYWINAFRARKANEYSQWEQIGSYTALKPGEGYTMKGTSGEASINDKQNYTFSGFPNNGTIEVSEIKPGQNYLLGNPYPSAISVEEFILDNIKDGAGRNNKNLLNGAVYFWDHFGGHTHYLAQYVGGYAVRNLIDGVSAISNDSRINASGARSTKKAGPYIPVGQGFFVNTTPDASSSDTDDFGTGKIVFKNSQRSFVIERGQSSSFFLKPLNTSKTNKNFEEKRADNRYKIRLEFHSPTGYHREVLVGADSRTSQGFDLGFDAPLIDKGPEDMYWMINDSRYVIQGVPNFNLDQKLPIGLIIADEKEFSIEIGELENVPDIIDIYLRDNSDSTYHDLREEAFKASLPAGEYQDLYEIVFHDVTSTRKDKEPGEGPIDYYYSLDNREFVISNPELHKIEHINIYNIAGQLVDQHFGIPDLKEIHVPQKKSLSSAVYIVKVYTDSGDYAKKVIIRKD